Proteins encoded within one genomic window of Thermodesulfobacteriota bacterium:
- the gmk gene encoding guanylate kinase: MPRGDVIVISAPSGSGKTTICRALLARVERLVLSVSYTTRERRKGESGGKDYFYVSEQEFDKMVDCKEFLEHARVYGYRYGTSFAAVDAIVSGGDDAVLEIDVQGGRSVKASIPEAVLIGILPPDCGTLRDRLERRARDSREDMERRYEAARQEISELKSYDYLVVNKDLETAVRQVECIVRARRLRRERMADVVDGILREKGEGRDGSSNG; this comes from the coding sequence ATGCCGCGCGGCGATGTCATCGTCATATCGGCCCCTTCGGGCTCGGGGAAGACCACGATCTGCCGGGCGCTCCTCGCAAGGGTCGAACGGCTCGTGCTCTCCGTCTCCTATACGACGCGGGAGAGACGGAAAGGAGAGTCCGGGGGAAAGGATTATTTCTACGTAAGCGAGCAGGAATTTGATAAAATGGTGGATTGCAAGGAGTTTTTGGAACACGCCCGCGTCTACGGATACCGTTACGGCACCTCCTTCGCCGCGGTGGACGCAATTGTCTCGGGCGGCGACGACGCGGTGCTGGAAATAGACGTGCAGGGAGGGCGCTCCGTCAAGGCTTCCATCCCGGAAGCGGTGTTGATCGGGATCCTCCCGCCGGATTGCGGGACCCTGAGGGACAGGCTGGAGCGGCGCGCAAGGGACAGCCGGGAGGACATGGAGCGCCGTTACGAAGCGGCGCGGCAGGAGATCTCGGAACTCAAGAGTTACGATTACCTCGTGGTGAACAAAGACCTGGAAACGGCGGTCCGCCAGGTGGAATGCATCGTCCGGGCGCGCAGGCTGCGCCGGGAGCGGATGGCGGACGTCGTTGACGGGATCCTCCGGGAAAAAGGAGAGGGGCGGGATGGCTCGAGTAACGGTTGA
- a CDS encoding YicC/YloC family endoribonuclease — MSWMSMTGFGRADGHGGDASITVEIRSVNHRFLDLHVRCPARYLSWEPRVRNIAREVLRRGKVDIYVNVREAGRAGARLSVNRELLRAFLDEAARIREEFGIGGEVTFRELFAVPDLFLVAPEGEDPAEALWPKAEGALRASLAMLSAARREEGERLKSVLRETVGRICALAAEVRPLAAANREMAVARFHDRIVSLSGTAGIDPARLHQEAAIRVDRLDITEECDRLDAHLAAADALFREEGEAVGKRFDFLVQEIFRELNTAGNKSAHAGISALIVKAKNELEKIREQIQNVE; from the coding sequence ATGTCCTGGATGAGCATGACCGGCTTCGGCCGCGCGGACGGGCACGGCGGGGACGCCTCCATCACCGTCGAGATCCGGTCCGTGAATCACCGGTTCCTCGATCTGCATGTCCGCTGCCCGGCGCGGTACCTGTCCTGGGAGCCGCGGGTGCGGAACATCGCCCGCGAAGTCCTCCGGCGCGGCAAGGTCGACATCTACGTGAATGTCCGCGAGGCGGGAAGGGCCGGCGCCAGGTTATCAGTGAACCGGGAGCTGCTTCGGGCGTTCCTCGACGAGGCCGCCCGGATCCGCGAGGAGTTCGGGATCGGAGGCGAAGTGACGTTCCGGGAGCTGTTCGCCGTCCCGGATTTGTTCCTCGTAGCTCCGGAGGGAGAAGACCCGGCGGAGGCGCTGTGGCCGAAGGCCGAAGGTGCGTTGCGGGCGTCGCTGGCGATGCTCTCGGCGGCGCGGCGCGAGGAGGGAGAGCGGCTCAAGTCCGTCCTGCGGGAGACCGTCGGGAGGATCTGCGCGCTCGCGGCGGAGGTCCGGCCGCTCGCGGCCGCGAACCGGGAGATGGCCGTCGCCCGGTTCCACGACCGGATCGTCTCGCTTTCCGGGACCGCGGGGATCGACCCCGCAAGGCTCCACCAGGAAGCGGCGATCCGTGTGGACCGCCTGGACATCACCGAGGAGTGCGATCGGCTCGACGCGCATCTCGCAGCGGCGGACGCGCTCTTCCGGGAGGAGGGGGAGGCGGTGGGAAAGCGGTTCGACTTCCTGGTCCAGGAGATCTTCCGGGAGCTCAACACGGCGGGGAACAAGTCCGCCCACGCCGGCATCTCGGCGCTGATCGTGAAGGCGAAGAACGAGCTCGAGAAGATCCGCGAACAGATCCAGAACGTGGAGTGA
- a CDS encoding DUF4416 family protein: MSIRSVPASARLLISAIYREERDLEAAIRRIEEKVGAVRPAGPAFPFDRTDYYAAEMGSPLFRRFLRAEEPVPRDALPDIKIALERIEVDLSIGDRRTVNLDPGLITPENFILATGKNFTHRVYLRDGVFADLTLVFRKGEYRPLPWTYPDYASDEIRRLLRELRREHMASGVLC, encoded by the coding sequence ATGAGTATCCGAAGCGTCCCGGCTTCCGCGCGGCTCCTGATATCCGCCATCTACCGGGAAGAGAGAGACCTCGAAGCGGCGATCCGCCGGATCGAGGAGAAGGTCGGGGCGGTGCGGCCCGCCGGGCCCGCGTTCCCGTTCGACCGGACGGATTATTACGCCGCCGAAATGGGCTCCCCCCTTTTCCGGCGGTTCCTCCGGGCGGAGGAGCCCGTGCCGAGAGACGCCCTTCCCGACATCAAGATCGCCCTGGAGCGGATCGAGGTCGACCTGTCCATCGGGGACCGGCGCACGGTGAACCTCGATCCCGGGCTGATCACCCCCGAGAATTTCATCCTGGCGACGGGAAAGAACTTCACGCACCGGGTTTACCTGCGGGATGGAGTGTTCGCGGATCTCACCCTGGTTTTCCGGAAAGGAGAGTACCGGCCGCTGCCCTGGACCTACCCTGACTACGCCTCCGACGAGATCCGGCGCCTGCTCCGGGAGCTGCGTCGGGAGCATATGGCGTCCGGCGTGTTGTGCTAA
- the rpoZ gene encoding DNA-directed RNA polymerase subunit omega, with protein MARVTVEDCLRKVDNHFQLTVVAAKRAKQLYGGQGATIDTTARKEKPTVVALREVAQGKVRVK; from the coding sequence ATGGCTCGAGTAACGGTTGAGGATTGCCTTCGCAAGGTGGACAACCATTTCCAGCTCACGGTGGTCGCGGCCAAGCGGGCGAAGCAGCTTTACGGCGGCCAGGGCGCCACGATCGACACGACGGCGAGGAAGGAGAAACCGACGGTGGTGGCGCTCCGCGAAGTCGCCCAGGGGAAGGTCCGGGTCAAGTAG